CGCGCGATTCCCACGCGTTGTTCCTGCCCGCCTGATAGTTGACGAGGGTAGTGGTCGGCCCGGTCCATCAGCCCGACGGCCTCCAGGGCGATTTCCACTCGTTTTCGCCGCTCTGCCGCTGACATGGGCAGAAGCAACGTCGGAAGTTCCACGTTCTCGTAAGCGGTTAGCACGGGGATGAGGTTATGAGTTTGGAAGATGTATCCCAGGTGCGCCGCGCGCCAGTCGGCGAGTTGTGCCCGGGTGAGTCTAGTGATCTCCACACCGTCGACGACAATGCTGCCGGAATCGACTTTGTCGATGCCTGCGACGACATTGAGCAAGGTGCTTTTACCGGTTCCACTTGGACCCATCAGGGACACGAAATCACCGACTTCAA
The window above is part of the Planctomycetia bacterium genome. Proteins encoded here:
- a CDS encoding ABC transporter ATP-binding protein, with the protein product EVGDFVSLMGPSGTGKSTLLNVVAGIDKVDSGSIVVDGVEITRLTRAQLADWRAAHLGYIFQTHNLIPVLTAYENVELPTLLLPMSAAERRKRVEIALEAVGLMDRADHYPRQLSGGQEQRVGIARAIVTNPTIVVADEPTGSLDAKSSEQIQVLLKRLNRELGMTMLLVTHDERVASLATRRLRLDDGRVVEAAASTSV